A genomic region of Eucalyptus grandis isolate ANBG69807.140 chromosome 5, ASM1654582v1, whole genome shotgun sequence contains the following coding sequences:
- the LOC104431476 gene encoding acyl-CoA--sterol O-acyltransferase 1-like produces the protein MVALVPHKNSYCYISVLVPVGLKRLLFFLPMILLFLLLPLHLTLTLAGLTSFFVAWLSIFKLLLLAYRKGPLVPPPTSSPLSFPLFVTIVSLSIKISPSVESAATENGGGGGALKSLANYVAKCLLLVLLFPLYQWRLLVYEAIRLASSRLVGRQWAPLPPVLATFTVSILMHELIFYYIGRKEPTWVVMWFFLLHGVAVATEVIGKKAL, from the exons ATGGTTGCTCTAGTACCACAT aaaaactcttattGCTACATCTCCGTCCTCGTCCCCGTTGGACTGAAGAGGCTCTTGTTCTTCCTCCCGAtgatcctcctcttcctcctcctcccgctcCATCTCACACTCACCCTTGCCGGTCTCACCTCCTTCTTCGTTGCCTGGCTTTCCATCttcaagctcctcctcctcgcttaTCGCAAAGGCCCTTTAGTGCCGCCGCCGACATCATCACCCCTCTCTTTTCCACTCTTCGTCACGATTGTGTCACTTTCGATCAAGATCAGCCCTTCCGTGGAAAGTGCGGCCACCGAgaatggcggcggcggtggggcCCTGAAGTCACTGGCAAACTATGTCGCAAAATGTCTATTGTTGGTTTTGCTCTTTCCGCTCTACCAGTGGA GACTTCTGGTGTATGAAGCCATCCGGTTGGCCTCAAGCCGCCTCGTGGGAAGGCAGTGGGCTCCTCTACCCCCCGTGCTCGCCACTTTCACAGTATCTATCCTCATGCACGAGCTAATCTTCTACTATATAGGGAGGAAGGAGCCCACATGGGTGGTCATGTGGTTCTTCCTCCTCCATGGGGTTGCCGTGGCAACAGAGGTCATAGGGAAGAAGGCGCTGTGA
- the LOC104445642 gene encoding LOW QUALITY PROTEIN: laccase-14 (The sequence of the model RefSeq protein was modified relative to this genomic sequence to represent the inferred CDS: inserted 1 base in 1 codon): protein MGTFLGFTVTTILLFCMAQGKVLXYDFVLKETPIEMLCETNRSVITVNGLFPGPEIRAHKGDTIYVNVTNLGPYGITIHWHGVRQIRYPWSDGPEYITQCPIPTNSSFLQKIKLTEEEGTLWWHAHSDWSRATIHGPIIILPVHNTNYPYEFDKQHTIVLSEWYARDTKDIIDEALESGGDPDLSVAYTINGQPGDSYPCSNDSVYNITVVQGKTYLLRIIHAGLNEEMFFCIAKHNLTVVGMDGAYLKPLNTKYLMITPGQTMDVLVTANQTIDHYYMVFSPFVDSIAPSNENITRGIFQYSGSKSSETPALPELPGFKNKSGAGNFTTRLRSLNSEEHLSTVPTNITRNITITVSVNEQPCPANKTCAGTDGSMLSASLNNISFLTPSISILQAYYNNLPGVYNKTFPNEPPFVFDYTGNVSALGEAANVSTEVLMINYNEEVEIRLQGTNIGVAENHPMHLHGYSFYVVGMGDGNFSDSYVSDYNTVDPPYINTVGVPKNGWTAIRFKADNPGVWFMHCHLERHASWGMDTVLVVGDGKLKHQKVYPPPSDMPPCTVS, encoded by the exons ATGGGAACATTTCTAGGGTTTACGGTCACTACGATCCTGCTCTTTTGCATGGCTCAAGGCAAAGTCC TTTATGATTTCGTG TTAAAGGAGACACCTATTGAGATGTTGTGTGAGACAAATCGGAGTGTAATAACTGTGAATGGTCTATTTCCTGGGCCAGAGATCCGTGCTCACAAGGGCGATACTATTTACGTTAATGTCACCAACTTAGGACCTTATGGAATCACTATCCATTG GCATGGAGTGAGACAAATACGATATCCTTGGTCTGACGGCCCGGAATACATCACACAATGCCCCATCCCTACGAACTCAAGCTTCCTTCAAAAAATCAAGCTCACCGAGGAAGAGGGCACATTATGGTGGCACGCTCACAGCGACTGGTCACGTGCCACTATACATGGTCCTATAATCATTTTGCCTGTCCACAACACCAACTACCCTTACGAGTTTGACAAGCAACACACAATCGTGCTCT CTGAATGGTATGCGAGAGATACAAAGGACATAATCGATGAGGCTCTTGAATCCGGAGGCGATCCAGACTTGTCTGTGGCCTATACCATCAATGGTCAACCTGGAGATAGTTATCCATGCTCTAATG ATTCGGTGTACAATATAACGGTTGTGCAAGGAAAAACGTATCTCCTTCGGATCATACACGCCGGGTTGAATGAAGAGATGTTCTTTTGCATAGCTAAGCACAATCTCACTGTGGTCGGAATGGATGGAGCTTATTTAAAGCCGCTTAATACTAAGTACCTCATGATAACTCCCGGTCAAACAATGGATGTTTTGGTCACTGCAAACCAAACCATCGATCACTACTATATGGTTTTCAGTCCGTTTGTGGACTCCATTGCCCCATCCAATGAAAACATCACAAGGGGGATATTCCAATACAGCGGTAGTAAAAGCTCAGAGACTCCTGCGTTACCCGAGCTTCCAGGTTTTAAAAATAAGAGTGGTGCTGGAAACTTTACTACTCGATTGAGGAGTTTGAACAGCGAAGAACATCTGTCCACAGTTCCAACCAACATCACGAGAAACATTACAATCACGGTGTCCGTGAATGAGCAGCCATGTCCTGCTAATAAAACATGTGCCGGTACAGACGGTTCTATGCTTTCAGCAAGCTTGAACAACATAAGTTTTTTGACTCCCTCAATTAGCATTCTCCAAGCATACTACAA CAATCTTCCAGGAGTCTACAACAAAACTTTTCCGAATGAACCACCTTTCGTGTTCGACTACACCGGGAATGTTTCAGCCTTAGGGGAAGCTGCCAATGTGAGTACCGAAGTTTTGATGATTAACTATAATGAGGAGGTCGAAATAAGACTCCAAGGGACCAATATTGGAGTAGCGGAGAATCACCCCATGCATTTGCACGGCTATAGCTTTTACGTTGTCGGAATGGGCGATGGAAATTTCAGCGACTCCTATGTATCAGATTATAATACAGTGGATCCGCCTTATATTAATACCGTTGGAGTCCCCAAAAACGGGTGGACAGCGATCAGATTCAAAGCCGATAATCCAG GAGTGTGGTTCATGCACTGTCACTTAGAACGCCATGCGAGCTGGGGAATGGACACAGTCCTTGTCGTTGGAGACGGGAAGCTAAAGCATCAGAAGGTGTATCCGCCGCCCAGTGACATGCCTCCCTGTACCGTGTCTTAA